In the Vicia villosa cultivar HV-30 ecotype Madison, WI unplaced genomic scaffold, Vvil1.0 ctg.000673F_1_1, whole genome shotgun sequence genome, one interval contains:
- the LOC131630372 gene encoding uncharacterized protein LOC131630372, with protein sequence MMAAAKATYYEAHEAKMLMIKEANVDAYEWLQAIPKHKWCKHAFPFYSKCDVLMNNLSESFNATILLQRDKPIITMFEWIRNYLMGRFATLREKVNAYKGYVMTKPLRRLDREIEKSASWIATYAGRLTFQVTHVLFTDSFVVDLEKHTCSCNYWELIGIPCRHVVAAIHRKVDDPVKYVHKCYLRTTYEHCYSEVITPLNGQNKWPKTAHPIIIPPLFKRGPGRPKKLRRREPDEANQTKWQRTNTSHRCKICFVLGHNKRTCKKNKQIVVVSAARTSQEAPTQEAPTQEAPTQEAPTQASQTSKKRGRPTGSINKKKKDKVAPKTKKSKTVEPECDAAANAVPDAVPEKDDVQADIPMQDDVPVPDSVPEKADVQADIPVQDADPVQDDVQDAVPVQDDVQDAPNTDINDSQSSLKKYCGIDAETLAKILDDDEILDVQPLNVDTSPVKRTVKTFVGKAPKVVKKTSKSTASSSSRPTCSEPVKKPIQKHKPKKIVDMGVQKRQSDRLRTIKTKNIPGPGKKPDDPLVIYEDEATSDQSMGGKQSEDWEAICKRMTQ encoded by the exons ATGATGGCTGCTGCTAAGGCAACTTATTATGAGGCACATGAGGCAAAGATGCTCATGATCAAGGAAGCAAATGTGGATGCTTATGAGTGGCTGCAGGCAATCCCCAAACACAAGTGGTGTAAGCATGCATTTCCTTTCTACTCAAAATGTGATGTTTTAATGAATAATCTTAGTGAATCATTTAATGCTACCATACTTTTGCAAAGAGACAAACCAATTATAACAATGTTTGAGTGGATCAGAAACTACTTGATGGGTAGGTTTGCAACACTTAGGGAAAAGGTGAATGCTTATAAGGGTTATGTAATGACCAAACCATTAAGGAGACTAGATAGAGAAATAGAGAAAAGTGCTAGTTGGATAGCTACGTATGCTGGTAGGTTAACATTTCAGGTAACACATGTGCTTTTCACTGATAGCTTTGTAGTGGACCTAGAAAAACACACTTGTTCATGTAACTATTGGGAGTTGATTGGGATACCATGTAGGCATGTTGTAGCAGCCATTCATAGGAAAGTTGATGACCCAGTTAAGTATGTGCACAAATGTTATCTTAGGACCACTTATGAACACTGTTATAGTGAGGTGATAACACCTTTGAATGGGCAAAATAAGTGGCCTAAGACAGCACATCCTATTATCATTCCACCATTGTTCAAACGTGGCCCAGGGAGGCCCAAAAAACTACGCAGGAGAGAACCTGATGAGGCAAATCAAACCAAGTGGCAAAGAACAAATACATCCCACAGATGCAAGATATGCTTTGTACTAGGTCATAACAAGAGGACCTGCAAGAAAAATAAGCAAATAGTTGTTGTATCTGCTGCAAGAACATCACAAGAGGCTCCAACACAAGAGGCTCCAACACAAGAGGCTCCAACACAAGAGGCTCCTACTCAGGCTAGTCAAACAAGCAAAAAAAGG GGGAGGCCTACAGGGTCTatcaacaagaaaaagaaagataaagtGGCACCCAAGACAAAAAAATCTAAGACTGTTGAACCAGAATGTGATGCAGCTGCAAATGCTGTTCCTGATGcagttcctgaaaaggatgatgtCCAAGCTGATATTCCTATGCAAGATGATGTTCCAGTTCCTGATTCTGTTCCTGAAAAGGCTGATGTACAAGCTGATATCCCTGTGCAAGATGCTGACCCTGTTCAAGATGATGTTCAAGATGCTGTCCCTGTACAAGATGATGTTCAAGATGCTCCCAATACTGACATCAATGATTCACAGTCGTCTCTTAAAAAGTATTGTGGTATAGATGCTGAAACATTGGCTaagattcttgatgatgatgaaattctAGATGTTCAACCATTGAATGTTGACACATCTCCTGTGAAAAGAACAGTCAAAACTTTTGTTGGTAAAGCTCCAAAGGTGGTCAAGAAAACTTCCAAATCCACTGCTTCTTCTTCATCCAGGCCAACATGTTCAGAACCT GTCAAAAAACCAATCCAGAAGCATAAGCCCAAGAAGATTGTTGATATGGGTGTTCAAAAAAGGCAGAGTGACAGACTTAGGACCATAAAAACAAAGAATATACCTGGCCCTGGAAAGAAGCCTGATGACCCTTTGGTCATTTATGAAGATGAAGCAACCTCAGACCAATCCATGGGTGGGAAGCAGTCAGAAGATTGGGAGGCCATTTGCAAAAGGATGACTCAGTAG
- the LOC131630365 gene encoding uncharacterized protein LOC131630365 — translation MSKFKVIFYTRGKFVKDPELKYDGGDMYAFSGQDSDYWSFFEACDLVKSIDPEFDFEMVKMWWKHEAGSFEADLNPFRDDGDSAELAAYAVGHGAEVEIYCEPKPDEGELTFMEYVRQKGKGKACASEKEPLHECSGDSSDESIKDVHFDDSEEERMNGFEDDFEELVGVGKTSEVRSPPVTNNAVPNETDNNIFITDEMGKARVIEEEYMTDELDSGADDDSGDDRPCVIRFNAEESFTKDFVFKVGMEFRSLKQFKDAILEHNVLNGREVKFVKNDANRCRVVCKDKEKCDYTVLCSRVLTSTTFRIKTLYSKHKCGRQFFNRCAKADWVAKVIVDGLKNNTKMKLNDVVADVRLRYATEIPGCRAFKARQIARQIVEGDSSQQFNLLWSYGAELRRASPGNTFKLNTTCAGEGLNPRFEKCYMCFDGTKMALKKACRPFIGLDGCHLKHKYGGILLIAVGRDPNDQYLPIAFAVVENESKNTWSWFMKLLLEDIGDGR, via the coding sequence ATGTCTAAGTTTAAAGTTATTTTCTACACAAGGGGCAAGTTTGTAAAAGACCCTGAACTGAAATACGATGGTGGGGACATGTATGCTTTTAGTGGTCAAGATAGTGACTATTGGTCTTTCTTTGAGGCCTGTGATTTAGTTAAGAGTATTGACCctgaatttgattttgagatgGTTAAGATGTGGTGGAAACATGAAGCAGGATCATTTGAAGCTGATTTAAATCCATTCAGAGATGATGGAGATTCTGCTGAGTTGGCTGCTTATGCTGTTGGTCATGGAGCTGAAGTTGAGATATATTGTGAGCCAAAACCAGATGAAGGAGAGCTGACTTTTATGGAATATGTTAGGCAAAAAGGGAAGGGTAAGGCTTGTGCATCAGAGAAGGAACCATTACATGAATGCAGTGGAGATTCAAGTGATGAGAGTATCAAGGATGTACACTTTGATGACAGTGAGGAAGAAAGGATGAATGGGTTTGAAGATGACTTTGAGGAACTAGTGGGTGTAGGTAAAACTAGTGAAGTCAGGAGTCCACCTGTTACAAACAATGCTGTCCCTAATGAAACAGACAATAACATATTTATTACAGATGAGATGGGCAAGGCACGTGTAATTGAGGAGGAATACATGACAGATGAATTGGACAGTGGAGCTGATGATGATAGTGGTGATGACAGACCATGTGTTATAAGGTTCAATGCAGAAGAATCTTTCACaaaagattttgtttttaaaGTTGGAATGGAGTTTCGTTCACTTAAGCAGTTTAAAGATGCTATACTAGAGCACAATGTTCTTAATGGGAGGGAAGTTAAGTTTGTAAAGAATGATGCCAATAGATGTAGGGTTGTATGTAAGGATAAGGAGAAGTGTGATTACACTGTGCTATGTAGTAGAGTCCTAACATCCACTACTTTTAGGATTAAAACCTTGTATTCTAAGCACAAGTGTGGAAGACAGTTCTTTAATAGATGTGCTAAAGCTGATTGGGTGGCTAAGGTCATTGTTGATGGGTTGAAGAACAACACAAAGATGAAGTTGAATGATGTGGTGGCAGATGTTAGGCTTAGATATGCAACAGAAATTCCAGGTTGTAGGGCATTCAAGGCAAGGCAGATTGCTAGACAGATTGTGGAAGGTGACTCTAGTCAGCAATTCAACCTCCTTTGGTCTTATGGTGCTGAGTTAAGAAGGGCATCCCCAGGGAATACATTCAAACTCAATACAACATGTGCTGGTGAAGGGTTAAATCCAAGATTTGAGAAGTGTTATATGTGTTTTGATGGGACTAAGATGGCATTAAAAAAAGCATGTAGACCTTTCATTGGATTGGATGGATGTCACTTGAAGCATAAATATGGTGGAATTCTGCTCATTGCTGTAGGAAGAGATCCAAATGATCAGTACTTGCCAATTGCATTTGCAGTTGTAGAAAATGAATCAAAGAACACTTGGAGCTGGTTCATGAAGTTGTTGTTGGAAGATATTGGTGATGGAAGATGA